In Deinococcus proteolyticus MRP, a single genomic region encodes these proteins:
- a CDS encoding Lrp/AsnC family transcriptional regulator — MKKTDATPAKRKGPSALKLDQLDLQLVDALQHDARLSIRELGRRLGVSAPTVSDRLSRLEAAGVIRSYGAVVSLGALGYGVVAFVGVFDTGEKFGALDKWAQEHPNVLECHHLTGRFAALLKVAVTDITALNDLVMELVDLGVQCDTSIVLKSPVPDKLVTVQTQAE, encoded by the coding sequence ATGAAAAAGACCGACGCCACCCCCGCCAAACGCAAGGGCCCCAGCGCCCTGAAACTCGACCAGCTGGACCTGCAGCTGGTAGACGCCCTGCAGCACGACGCCCGGCTCAGCATCCGCGAGCTGGGCCGGCGCCTGGGCGTTTCCGCGCCCACCGTGTCCGACCGGCTCAGCCGGCTGGAAGCGGCCGGCGTCATTCGCTCCTACGGCGCCGTGGTGTCGCTGGGAGCACTGGGCTACGGCGTGGTGGCGTTTGTGGGTGTGTTCGATACGGGCGAGAAGTTCGGAGCGCTGGACAAGTGGGCGCAGGAGCACCCCAACGTGCTGGAGTGCCACCACCTGACCGGCCGCTTCGCCGCGCTGCTCAAGGTGGCCGTGACCGACATCACCGCGCTGAACGACCTGGTGATGGAACTGGTGGACCTGGGCGTGCAGTGTGACACCAGCATCGTGCTGAAGTCGCCGGTCCCGGACAAACTGGTTACGGTGCAGACCCAGGCCGAATAA